In the Spirochaetia bacterium 38H-sp genome, CATGGAGGGAATGTGGGACTTTCTATAGCTACTATAGGTTTTTTATGGGCGTGTTTTGGAGGGGTTTTCCTTCTTAATATTCTTTTTGGTAAAAAAAGAGATATCGATAGCAGCAAGGAAATGGTTTCCCAAACTGTTGTGGAATATGATTCTCCTGGAGATATTCCTCTTACGGAGTCCATAGACAGGCTGAGTATACAGATTGCCTTGATTGGTTTTGTTTATCTCTTAACTTATCTTTTGTTAAAAGGTATAGAATCTTTGCTTGCTGGTGCTGGTTCCTTTGGCCATACGTTTGCCCAACTTTTATGGGGTTTTCATTTTATAGTGGGCTCTCTTCTTGCAATTCTTTTGAGATTTGTTTTTGATATTTTAAAAAGAAAAAAAATCATGAAGAGAAATTATACTAATAATTATCTTTTATCCAGGATTTCCGCAGGTGCCTTTGATTATATGATCACTGCCTCCATAGCTGCAATATCCATATCTGTACTAAAAGAATATCTTATTCCTGTTCTTGTTGTTACTACTGTTGGAGGAATTTTTACTTCGATTTTTGTTGTTTTTCTAGGAAGAAGGATTTACAAAGATTACTGGAGGGAAAACAGTGTGGCTGTATACGGCAACATAACTGGTACAATATCAACCGGATTGGGGCTCATAAGAGAGATAGATCCTCTTTTTAAATCACATGCAGCTGAGAATCTAGTATTTGGAAGTGGTGCCGGACTCATCTTGGGGCTTCCTTTGCTTGTAGTCTTGAGTCTTCCTGTATATGGTTACGTAAACAATGCTCCAATTTATTATGTAATAACAATGATAATACTGATATCGTATTTCCTTCTTTTATTAGGCTTTTTGCTTTTTTCTTCTACAAAGAATAAAAAGCTTGTTAAAAAAAGTCTTTAGTCTGATAATAGATATATAAAGATTTTGGAAAGAGGTATGGGGAATATAATCAACATAGAAGAGCCGGATGAGGCAAAAAAGGGGAGTTTTTTACATATAAAGGACCTTGATATATTGCTCGAGACAATATTGACACAATCAAGGTTAATTACAAACTCCGATGCAGGTTCTATCTATCTCAAAGATGGGAATAATATAAAGATAGAATATGCTCAGAACGATACTTTGCAGGCACAATTGCCGCGGGGACACAAACTTATATATGAAGTTTTTTCCGTGCCAATAAATAATAAGACAATATCGGGATATGTGGCAAACACTAAGAAACCGCTTCTCATAGAGGATGTTTATTCTATTCCTTCGTCTGCTCCGTATTCTTTTAGCTCTATGGCGGATACTATCTCCGGTTATAAGACGATATCTATGATGACCATGCCGCTTTTGAGTCCCAGGGAAGAACTCCTAGGTGTTATACAGCTTATCAACCCCAAGGATTCTGATGGGAATATCAGAGCTTTTTGCAAAATAGACATGGAGGCTGTAAATCAGCTGGTTATGAGCGCTTCTTTTGCTCTTCAGCAGGCAAAGATAATGAGAAACATTGTCCTTAAGATGATAAAGATGTCCCAGATGAGAGATCCTCATGAAACAGGCGCTCATGTAAATCGTGTTGCTGCCTATTCTGTTGAGATATACGAGGCTTGGGCTATACAACAGAATATAGAGGAAAAAGAAATATACAGAACAAAGGATATTCTCAGGATAAGTGCCATGTTGCATGATGCAGGAAAAGTGGCAATATCAGATACTATTCTCAAAAAACCGGGAAAACTTACTCCTGAAGAGATGGAAATAATCAAGACTCATACATGGATGGGTGCGCAGCTTTTTTGGGGGCCTGATAATGAGTTTGAGCAGGCTGCTTATGATATAAGTCTGACTCATCATGAAAGATGGGATGGCAGCGGGTATCCGGGAAAAGTGGATGTTTTTTCCGGAAAACCTTTATCTGGAAGGCTTAGTCCTCTTGCAGGAGAAGAGATACCCATATTTGGCAGAATTGTTTCTCTTGCGGATGTATATGATGCTCTTTCTTCAAAAAGGAGTTATAAAGAAAAATGGCCGGAGGAGAGAGTAAAGGAGGAATTGCTTAAGATGTCAGGAAAGGCCTTTGACCCTAACCTTGTTAATATATTTTTTAATATCTATCAAAATATAGAGTTAATAAGAAAGAGGTATCCGGATTAACCATGACAAAAACAAAATGCAAACGGGTAGGTATCCTTACCAGTGGTGGGGACTGCCCGGGGCTTAATGCTGCCATACGAGGTGTCGCAAAATCTGCTTATTATAAATACGGAATTGAAATCATAGGGATTTCTAACGGATATAGAGGACTAATAGAAGGAGATGTGAGGCCTCTAAAGGCTAAGGACTTTGATGGAATTCTCACAAGAGGTGGAACTATACTGGGAACTTCCAGAGAAAAGCCTTTTAAGCCGGATGGTAGAGAAAGAGACTCAGATGCAGGAAGCAGAAAAGCCGATGCGATTATAGAAAACTACAAGAAACTTAAGCTCGATTGTCTTGTTGTTTTGGGTGGAAATGGTACCCATAAAACAGCTTATCTCTTAAAAAAGGCTGGCTTAAATGTGATTGGCCTTCCCAAAACAATAGATAACGATATATGGGGTACCGATGTTACTTTTGGTTTTCATAGTGCTGTAGATGTTGCAACAGAGGCAATAGATAGACTTCATTCTACTGCTCATTCTCATAACCGTGTAATGGTGATAGAGCTTATGGGGCATAAGGCCGGATGGCTTACTCTTTATGCAGGCATAGCAGGAGGAGGCGATGTAATTCTAATTCCCGAGATTCCATATTGTATTGATAGTATAGTGGAGCATCTTGTAAAAAGAAGTAATCAGGGAAAAGAGTTTTCCATAGTTGCTGTTGCAGAAGGAGCAA is a window encoding:
- a CDS encoding sodium:glutamate symporter yields the protein MSIDWTFAMDIAVLSLLLLGGTFLKRKVGFFRKFLFPNAIIAGFIGLLLGKDFLGIIDIPEERLGTYVYHLMAVGFIALALKERKQESIPIVVKTGAFIVSGYLLQGIIGFGLGLALLFFIPNLFPPFGLLLPLGFGQGPGQAFSIGSRWEALGFPHGGNVGLSIATIGFLWACFGGVFLLNILFGKKRDIDSSKEMVSQTVVEYDSPGDIPLTESIDRLSIQIALIGFVYLLTYLLLKGIESLLAGAGSFGHTFAQLLWGFHFIVGSLLAILLRFVFDILKRKKIMKRNYTNNYLLSRISAGAFDYMITASIAAISISVLKEYLIPVLVVTTVGGIFTSIFVVFLGRRIYKDYWRENSVAVYGNITGTISTGLGLIREIDPLFKSHAAENLVFGSGAGLILGLPLLVVLSLPVYGYVNNAPIYYVITMIILISYFLLLLGFLLFSSTKNKKLVKKSL
- a CDS encoding HD domain-containing phosphohydrolase; translation: MGNIINIEEPDEAKKGSFLHIKDLDILLETILTQSRLITNSDAGSIYLKDGNNIKIEYAQNDTLQAQLPRGHKLIYEVFSVPINNKTISGYVANTKKPLLIEDVYSIPSSAPYSFSSMADTISGYKTISMMTMPLLSPREELLGVIQLINPKDSDGNIRAFCKIDMEAVNQLVMSASFALQQAKIMRNIVLKMIKMSQMRDPHETGAHVNRVAAYSVEIYEAWAIQQNIEEKEIYRTKDILRISAMLHDAGKVAISDTILKKPGKLTPEEMEIIKTHTWMGAQLFWGPDNEFEQAAYDISLTHHERWDGSGYPGKVDVFSGKPLSGRLSPLAGEEIPIFGRIVSLADVYDALSSKRSYKEKWPEERVKEELLKMSGKAFDPNLVNIFFNIYQNIELIRKRYPD
- a CDS encoding ATP-dependent 6-phosphofructokinase; translation: MTKTKCKRVGILTSGGDCPGLNAAIRGVAKSAYYKYGIEIIGISNGYRGLIEGDVRPLKAKDFDGILTRGGTILGTSREKPFKPDGRERDSDAGSRKADAIIENYKKLKLDCLVVLGGNGTHKTAYLLKKAGLNVIGLPKTIDNDIWGTDVTFGFHSAVDVATEAIDRLHSTAHSHNRVMVIELMGHKAGWLTLYAGIAGGGDVILIPEIPYCIDSIVEHLVKRSNQGKEFSIVAVAEGAISKKEANLAKEKKKKHKKESKYPSIGYEIAKKIEKKSGMETRVTVLGYLQRGGTPNPYDRVLATAFGTAAADLLAMGRYGYMLAMRNNHVVPVPLEEVAGRLKRVPPDHGLISTARDIGTCLGD